One Drosophila subpulchrella strain 33 F10 #4 breed RU33 chromosome 2R, RU_Dsub_v1.1 Primary Assembly, whole genome shotgun sequence genomic window, CTATTGTTCTCGCGGCTCGAGTTTCAATTTAGTCAATTTACCGTTACCGTTACCGTTACAGCTGCACTCGATGAGCGCCGCCGAAGGGGATCGCAATCGCGACAGAGAACGGGATCCGTGGAGCAGTCGCAGCGGGAGCCGCAGCCGAGCGACGTCCATTGGATCATCCTGGCTGCACGACGAGCTCGTAAGTTGGGGGCCTCAGTTGTGGCTAGACCGCCGGTCGCGATcgatctctctctctctctcggaTCTCAACTCTCCCCACCCACGCCATGTGTTTTTGTTGTGAATGAGATCCCCCTCATCAACTGTTATTATAACTGTTTCTTTCCAAACCCCCACATATCCCTTATCATCGTTCTTTGTCCATCATGTATCGACATAATGCGGAGAGCTCTTTTTGCTTTATCAATCGCCTGAACGGTAATGCCAATGATGAACTGCAGCAGCCGGGAGAGCACGAGCCCACCTCCGCCCTCTTGGATTACTGCAAACGGAAGGTGGGTGTGGTGATGATCGGTCATCGTATTGATTACCTAACACCCGAATCAAACAGTTCCTCCGTCCATATGTGGCCATCCTGACGCTGGTGGGCCTCAATCCCATCTCCACCGATATGAGCAGTGTCCGTGCGTGCTGCAGCTACGTCCAGGCGCTGATGGTGCTATTCGTCCTGCTGGTGGGATACCTTTTGCGGTACATATGCGGATACAGGTAAGCGGTACACAATGGACCTAAGTGATACTACAACAGGGAAAGTGATTCAGTGAAAAAGAAAACCATTACAGGTCTGTTTATCGCATCGTGTAAGCAAACTGAACGTAAAAGCGATCATATGTACATACCTACGTTTCTTTATCAATTGATTTATTAGTAAGGAAAAAACATTCTCAGCTTTAAGCAAAAACAGCTCGTTAATGGGGATTATTAGTTGTGATCTAAGCAAATATGCATGTTGACTAATAGAACTTAGGAACCAGTCATCAAAAAGTACCATATTTCTCTCTGACTTGGAATATCAAATTAGGAAACAACTATCATAAGTAAGTATCACACATAATAAATATCCCCAAAATATGTTTATTACTATTATGTTTTAAGAGTGTGTTTCTTTTTGGGATATTTCTCTCATagatcaatttaaaaatgcaaattaataaatatatatatttattattatttttatctttTAGATAcgaaaaaaagattaaaaatctataaaaaaagattataaTTTTCATTAACTTTGTCATGTCAGTGTGATATTGACGATctatttttactttatttaaaaGGTGGTAACTTTAACATCCCACGGTCAGACATAAAAATGCATTCTTACTCTAGACGAGCGGAAGGACCTCACTGCTATTGCTCCTAGTTATAAGTTAGCTTATAGTTGTATACTTTATGTTTGCTTTGTCGaagtaaataaatgaatatctCAACTTTTCTTTTCCAGAGGCGATCGTGGCTTCACCAGCTACCGGGACATTCGACCCTTTAGCAATGGGACAGACGGAGGAGCAATTACCCCCAACACCATTGGAGAACTACTCTTCGGATTCATAGTGCCCAGTGGCTTTAACCTCATGGCCTTCGTATCTGCAGTGTTGGTCTGCAAGGTGATAGACCACGAGCAGCTGCAAAACCTCATCGAGCGAGTGTTCCTGATGTCAGCCAAGCCGAAGAGGCTCTGCCGGATGTTGTGGCTCTTTCTGGCCATTGCCCTGGCCCTGCTGATCCTGCTCTTTGGTTACGCCTGCTGCGTGGTGATGATGCAACCCAGCCAGATCGTCAAGGTGTCCTGGCTAGCAGAAGCCCTCAGCGACTGGGAGATGTGGCTGCGTGTGGGCCTGCTGTTAACCATACTCCTTCAAGATCTTGTGGAGATCATCATACTGAGCAACTACTATATTGAGTGCTATTTGCTGCGGATGCATCTAGAAACGCTGTCGCACAAGCTACTCATGCACTCAATCGATTCGCTGGATTGGATGCGGGAAGTGCTCGAATTCCGCAAGCTGCTGGAGCGGCTGAATCAGCACGTGTCCATCCCGGTTTGCTTCCTGATTGTAATGAATCTGGCGTACGCCTTCGCTGGATTAGTGTACCTCTTCAAGGACTTTGATTTCCACTACTGCGCCCTGAAGCTCGTCCTACTCAACATTGCCAATGTGATGCTGTGGCTGTTTCTGGGACTGCTGCCCTTTTTCGTGGCCTCCTCGGTGACGCGTGTGTGCCAGAATGCCCAAGCCAATGGACACCAGATACGCGTTCGTCCTTTTGTCTACCACAATACTTCGGCGGAGGATCTCAACTCGACGCTGCTGTTCGCCGCCTCGCTGGACATGTCTGCCAAACTCTTCCGGATGCCCATCCAGCCGAACTACCTCTGCTTCGCCATCCTTGTGGTCGTCATTGTGATCCTCACGCTGGGCATGTGCCTGAATCTCACCGCCCTGGGCAAAATATAACCACTAGCACGTACGCACTCGCctataataataaaagatTATAGTATTTGTCTAGCTTACAACTTTGCGACCCGACTGCCTGGCTGCTACGCAATTTATTTACAGTTTATGGCTTCCGTCTACGAATTAGCTACTTATTGGTACTCTAAAGTTTAGTCTCAATTGCGGTCTCGATTTCTCTGCCTACGAGTATGCACTTTGGTTTCAGATCGTATGTGCCTCCGCCACACAAGTCCTCATTGCTGGCTGCAATCCTGTCCCGTCACCAGCCCAACCACGGCGGATGATTGATCCTGGAGGGCGGGATAAAGGTGAGGTTAACCGGTATGTTGATCAGGGCGTGCACCCTCTTCAGTCGCTGCAGCGTGGACCGAATGATGACGCCGTTCTTCCCGAGCAAAAAGCCGGCCGGTATATTGGCGTCCCGATGGGAGTTGTCGTGTATCATCTCGATGTAGTGCTCAAACTCTGGCGAGCCTGGGTTGTACTCCGTGATGATGGCAGCCAAGGCGCCTGCTGCCTCCGCCTGCAGCGTCTTGGTGACGAAGGAGCAGTCCCTGGAAAATGGTAGTCCATTAGAATTGACAAGTAAAAAGGAGTGAGGggttttaaaacaaataaggGTGTTATGTCAATCTTTCAAGATTAACATCATATTCCTACACTATCACATACATAGGATCATATTTTGATAGTTTATCTAATATAAAAACTAATCCATAGCGTACAATTACCAATGGACTGACTTTCCTAGACAGATACTAGGTAAATTTTTTCTTTGGTTCATTTTACTGATGTTTTTTCCACTAAAGAACTGATTTCCTGATCTGTACCTAATGTCCACTAGATAACTCTTTGATGTTTTTTAGAGACTTGATGGACTGGGTTTTAGAATTCTTAGTGACACCTTCGTAGCACGTAACCAGTTGGCGACATTGCTGATAAAAGCATAAGGCGGAACTCTGTTGGAACCGGTGTGAGATACTGATAGGTAAATTGAAGGTTTTGCTTCTTGGTATAGGTAAGTAAGTGACTGCTGATAAGAAGAACCTAGAAAGGGCTACTGAACCTCTTCTGTCACCGAAGATTCTAGCTGATTCTGGCTGTTCTCACCCTCGATCGATGAGTGCGACGCCCCCATTGAGTTCCCGGGCGTTCCGGATCTCCTGGCAGGCGCCCGGCGGATCGGTCAGCACCAGCGGCACGCCCTCCAGCCGCTCCGAGAAGGCGGATCCAAAGTCCTTGGCCGGACGCAGCCGGTACGTGTACTCCAGGTCCGAGGGCGAAAGGATTTCAAAAAAGACGTCACCCGCTATTATGTCCTGCGTTGTGATCGGTATCGATATCGTGGTGCTGGCTCGGATGCAGCGGCTCAGTGTGGCGGCAAGCACTAACCAGACGATTAGCATTTTGGCCACGCACGCATAACTAATGTAAATGTttattgcaaaaaaaaaacaaacaatcgATATCAGGTGGTCCTCAATATTCTTATGCGCTAGTGGTGGACCGGCCGTCGAAGGTGCCGCTTCGGCGATACTATCGATACTACCTATCAAAGGTATCGAGTATTTCCTTGTCAAGGAAAGAGCTtttaatactaaaaatatttttaacctTTTCTTAATTTTCCTATTTCTTTTACAAAGCATGTGttttaattgtaatttttttttaaatgagatACCCCTACTGCTAAAATCGATAATTGGCCTCTCGTTGGTTATTTGGCTACTAATTTCATCAGACTTTAAGATTTAGCAAAGCATTATATTTAAAGcaaagagataaataaattaaatcttcGTTTTATCgtttttgtgttattttttAGAAGTTAACCCTCAATGGATAAATCGATAATTTGTTGTATGCTGCTACTCCTGTTCTTTTGACAGAGATACTTGACAAGTTACCCCTTTTAATGATTTGGAAAGCTAATTTGCTGGTTTCTCTATAAAATAACTAGAACTTTCCTTAAACCACCCGTTAGTATGCGGCTTTTTCTCAAGCATACCCCTAATGGGCCAATCGGAAATCGATGCCTAAAATATgtaattttttaagtattgAGAACGTAGATGTGCCTTAAATAACTATTTATGTCTAAGTATTAACCGAAGTTACTTAACtagcttaaataaatatactcCGATAACCTCTCTGCGGGGGATATCCCTAACGCTTGGTGCGATAAGTGCGGTCCATCACTACGGGCACACTGCTTAGGCCGTGGTGAAAAAACACAGCCAAATTGGGTTATGTAGTGGCCCCGGAATAACGATGACCCCACAAGGGAAAAAGAAAACTGAGTATGCGGATGAAAAACGGAATATGGATGCCCCAAAAGAAAGTAGGCCGAGAGATAGTACTAAGTGGCAGTACCACCCAGCCCAGTCAGTCCCACAATTCGTTCCGTAGTCGTCGCATCCCGAACCAATGTGCACCGCGTGGAGGAGCAGCGTTGCATTGAAGCGCAACCGAAGCAACTCTGACGAGTAGTCGATACCCCATCTGTACTCGGTACTCGTTCGCCCAGCGGCAGCCATTTTAACTTTTGGCGTCGAAAATACGGCGAGGAAATCTGAGGAAGCCGGAGATCCTGTTCGTCTGTGTGGTTTTTTCGCATCCAGCGCAAGCAGTGTGTAGTGCTCGAGGGCCCCGTGGAACCAGTGAGTGTGCGAGAGGAAGTTGAGAAGCGAAGCGTTCGATCCAGAGGGATTCCCGAGTCGTAATCTAACCAAAAGCGAAGCAAAGATGTCGATGTCTGCCACGTGCTACAAGTGCAACCGGCCGGGCCACTTTGCCCGGGACTGCAGTCtcggcggcggcggaggaCCAGGTGGCGTCGGCGgaggaggcggcggcggcggtggtggtggtggcggcggCGGTATGCGCGGCAGCGAAGGCGGCATGCGTCGCAACCGCGAGAAGTGCTACAAATGCAACCAGTTCGGGCATTTCGCACGTGCCTGCCCCGAGGAGGCCGAGCGCTGCTACCGCTGCAACGGCATCGGGCACATCTCGAAGGACTGCACCCAGGCGGACAACCCGACCTGCTATCGGTGCAACAAGACCGGGCACTGGGTGCGCAACTGCCCCGAGGCCGCAATCGAGCGTGGACCGGCCAATGTGTCGTGCTACAAGTGCAACCGCACCGGTCACATCTCCAAGAACTGCCCGGAGACCTCCAAGACTTGCTACGGCTGCGGCAAGAGCGGACATCTGAGGCGCGAGTGCGACGAGAAGGGCGGACGGAACTAGGCGCCACCCACCACCAGTGGCAcctcaaaaataaaaaaaaatgtaatcatCGAAGGAGGGAATGAGTAACAATTCAACACACGAATAACAACAAGAAGAAGATGAGAAGaagaaggaaaaaaaaaatgaaaaacgaaAAATCAATTTGCTACAACATTCACAAATGCCagccaacagcaacaacaacagcagcagcacccAAGTCAAGATCAACCCctccaaaaaatataaaagcccCCACACCCACCCACTCACACCACATACACCCATTAACACACACGCAGACGATATATACATCTATAATCCAGAAAATCATCGAGTAAACCATCTCTGATTCCAAAAGCCGAGCCTGCAGCGCGGTGCCAACGTCCCGAGAACTGAGAGAAGAGAAGCAGAAGCAGAAGAATTGGGCTTTCCAAAAGGGAAAGGGAAAGCCACCAGAAGAATCAGTAGAGGTAGAAAGGCTCTACGAGAAGAACCTGAAGACGATAGCCAACGGCAGCTGTGCAGCCGAGAGAGCAGATGACGCCGACGTAGAGAGGATGAAGAAGACACGACGACCCAATTTGTAAGATGAGACTAAAccgcaacagcaacaacaagagaAATCACCAAGCAAACCACTTTACTATAATTATACCTATATGATTATGCTGCAAAAAGTGTTTGAATTTACTAATTACATTATAACGAATGGAATGAAACTATATAAGATTAtataaagaaacaaaaaataccTTAAAGAATACTATATAAAGATAATGATCCTATTAGGAGTTCCACAGCCAGAAACAACCGAAAGAAAAAGcgtaaataaaaatgatataaagaaaaaaaaccaatGAAAATGCGAAGAATCAGGCGGCGAAAAGAGAAGACCATACGTTACCACTCCACTGCACTCCACTCCATCCAGCTGCTGCCGGCGAGCCTTGGGAATTCTACAGGATGAACGACTGCCTACCCAGTAACCAGTAtcccaccaccacccacccCTAAGCCAACCATACCATCACCATTGTCATCCAAACCATACTAGTTATACACCCATACCATACACCCATCATGATCCAAGACGCCCGGCAAGATCTCTCGAGCGGGGTAGCATGCTATATAGCGCATAGCTGTGGAGCCAAAGGGGGCAGCAAACAAGAACAGAGAAGCAGACAAAGAACAAGAAGAGAACATCAACAATGGTAGACATACGACGACGACTATGAAAACGGAACGCAACGCTGGAGAGGATGAGCTAAGCGGGTTGAAGAACAAGCAGCGGCAGGGCAACCCGCAAGAAGAAGACTAGCAAGCAGCACTCAGAACACTCACCGGGGGAAAGAAGAAGACAatggcacacacacaccttcAGTTCAGTTGGACGGACGGGACACAAAAGATGCGAAACCTACGTACGatgaagaaaatgaaaattcaaatatcactgtgattgttttttaattgtaaattaaaatgCTGGAGCTGCTGATTTgagacaaaaaaaataattgcaaAGCATGTGTAATGTTTTTGGGAAAAAGGGGTTTTGCAACAAGATCCCCTCGAAATGTTATTTTGTAAGAAAAGTCAATCAACAcatcattaaattaattttattgctttatttatttttaaaaaccctTATCGACCCCCTTGCAAGTTTCTAGATCAGCCGCCTCTGCCTTGGAGAGAGCGATCACTCTCTATCTTTCTCCCTCTCTCGCCCAACCAGTTTGCCGGCAAATGCAGCTGCGAACACATGGCGCGGGCAGCTGATGGGggctctctcccgctctcacTCAACATACATATGTGTGTATGCCGCTTTCTTTGCAGTTTTCGTACCACAGGCATACATACAAACGCTAAGTGAATATATCGTGCTGCAAAGTACAGTCGCCGCTAATGGTGAAAAATGGCTGTGCGAAAAAGGCGGCGGAAAAGAGAGGAGCGGAGAGAGCGAGTCGGGTTGGGGTGGCAACTTCAACTCCGCCGGCTGCACTTGGCAACAAGTCGGCAATCCACAGCGACT contains:
- the LOC119551791 gene encoding CCHC-type zinc finger protein CG3800, producing MSMSATCYKCNRPGHFARDCSLGGGGGPGGVGGGGGGGGGGGGGGGMRGSEGGMRRNREKCYKCNQFGHFARACPEEAERCYRCNGIGHISKDCTQADNPTCYRCNKTGHWVRNCPEAAIERGPANVSCYKCNRTGHISKNCPETSKTCYGCGKSGHLRRECDEKGGRN
- the LOC119551790 gene encoding PRADC1-like protein, which translates into the protein MLIVWLVLAATLSRCIRASTTISIPITTQDIIAGDVFFEILSPSDLEYTYRLRPAKDFGSAFSERLEGVPLVLTDPPGACQEIRNARELNGGVALIDRGDCSFVTKTLQAEAAGALAAIITEYNPGSPEFEHYIEMIHDNSHRDANIPAGFLLGKNGVIIRSTLQRLKRVHALINIPVNLTFIPPSRINHPPWLGW
- the LOC119551788 gene encoding uncharacterized protein LOC119551788 translates to MSAAEGDRNRDRERDPWSSRSGSRSRATSIGSSWLHDELQPGEHEPTSALLDYCKRKFLRPYVAILTLVGLNPISTDMSSVRACCSYVQALMVLFVLLVGYLLRYICGYRGDRGFTSYRDIRPFSNGTDGGAITPNTIGELLFGFIVPSGFNLMAFVSAVLVCKVIDHEQLQNLIERVFLMSAKPKRLCRMLWLFLAIALALLILLFGYACCVVMMQPSQIVKVSWLAEALSDWEMWLRVGLLLTILLQDLVEIIILSNYYIECYLLRMHLETLSHKLLMHSIDSLDWMREVLEFRKLLERLNQHVSIPVCFLIVMNLAYAFAGLVYLFKDFDFHYCALKLVLLNIANVMLWLFLGLLPFFVASSVTRVCQNAQANGHQIRVRPFVYHNTSAEDLNSTLLFAASLDMSAKLFRMPIQPNYLCFAILVVVIVILTLGMCLNLTALGKI